Genomic DNA from Actinomycetota bacterium:
GCGATCGCGATGGCGATCGCCGGCGCCGCGCCCGGCAACTGGATCGGGGCGTGGCTGGTCGTGGACGTCGTCTTCAAGCTGACCGTCTCCGTGCTCCTGGGCATCGGCCTGGGCAGGATCTTGGCGCACACGCTCCTGAGCCTGCCGGCGCGGACGGACCCCGCCAAGACGGTCACCGGGCTCGGCGCGCTCGCCGCAACGCTGGTCGTCTACGGGCTCACCGAGTACGTCGGCGGCTACGGGTTCATCGCGACGTTCATCGCGGCGGTGACCATCCGCGCGTCCGACCGTTGGCACGAGTTGCACGCATACCTCCAGACGTTCTCGGAGCAGGCGGAGCGCCTGCTGATGTCCGCGATCCTCGTGCTGTTCGGCGGCGCGATCGCGCGCGGCCTGTTCGCCCCGCTCGACGGGGAGCTCGTCGTCGTTGCCGTGCTGATCGTGCTGGTGGTGCGTCCGGCTGCGGGAGCGGTCGGGCTGATCGGTTTCGACCGCGCCCCGTGGCGTGAGCGCGCCGCGATCAGCTTCTTCGGGATGCGCGGGATCGCGACCTTCTACTACCTGTCGCACGGGCTGGAAGAGGCCGAGTTCGCGCAGAAGGAGGAGATCTGGGCCGTCGCCGGCCTGGTGGTCCTTCTGTCGATCGTCATCAACGGGGTCAGCGCCGCTCCTACCCTCGAGGCCCTCGATCGCCGCCGCGAGGCCACGTAGCCATCACCACGCCAGGCGAGCGTCGCCGCCGGATCGGCCTTACCATCAGCCGCCCCGTGACGTCCTCACTGTTTGTCCACGGCAGATCATGTGCCATGCGGTCCCGACGCTCGGAGCGACAGCACGCGATGTTGGTGGTGCTCCTGTTCGCGGTCGCTTCGTTCGTGAGCGCCGGGCTGCTGTTCATGGTGCAGCCGATGGTCGCGAAGCTCGTGCTGCCGACGTTCGGCGGATCACCGGCGGTGTGGAACACCTCGATGCTGTTCTTCCAGACGGTGCTGCTCGCCGGCTACAGCTACGCCCACTTCTCGACCCGGTGGCTGGGGCTCCGCCGCCAGACGGTGGTCCATGTCGCCGCACTCGCGGCTCCCCTGCTGGTCCTTCCGGTCGCCCTCCCGGTGGAGGCGTTCCCGCCGGACGGGGTCATGCCCGCCGTGTGGCTGCTCTACGTCCTGGCTGTCATGGTGGGAGCACCGTTCCTGCTGGTCAGCACGTCCGCTCCGTTGCTGCAGCTGTGGTACTCCGCGACCGACCATCATCGAGCCGGCGACCCCTACTTCCTGTACGCCGCCGGCAACTCCGGGAGTCTCCTGGCCCTGCTCGCCTACCCCTTCCTGATCGAGCCGACGCTGAGCCTGCCGACCCAGACGCGCCTGTGGTCGGCTGGGTACGCGATCTTCGTCGTCCTCGCGCTGGCGTGTGTGGCGACCGTGCACCGGCGTCGGGCAGTGGCATCCGAGCCGGGAACGCCGGCGGGGGGCGACGCGCCGAGCGGCGTGGCGTCTGTCGGCCGGCGCCGTCAGCTGACCTGGGTGATGCTGGCGTTCCTCCCGTCGAGCCTGATGCTGGGTCTGACCCAGTTCGTGTCCACGGACATCGCAGCGTTCCCTCTGCTGTGGGTGGTCCCCCTGTCGGTGTACCTGCTGAGCTTCATCGTCGCGTTCGCTCAGCGCCGCCCGCGCGTCGCGCTCGCGGCTGGTCGCGTGCTCCCTGCGGCGACGCTGGCCATCGCTGTGACCATGATCCCTGGGCTGACGTTCCCGGCCGGCTTCGAGATCACCCTCCACCTGCTGTTCTTCACGACCGTGGCGCTGGTCGCGCACGGGCGTTTGGCGGACGACCGCCCGCCACCGGCCAGGCTCACCCACTTCTACCTGCTGGTGTCCATCGGCGGGGCGCTCGGCGGGGTGTTCAACGGGTTGCTCGCCCCGGTGCTGTTCGACCACGTGATCGAGTACCTGCTGGTGACTGCGGCAGCGGTCGTGGTCCTGGTCGGCCTGCAGGCCCGTGGGCCGCGACCCCGCCCCGTGGCACCCAGGCGGCGCGCATTGGAGGCCTCGGCGGTCTTCGGCGCCCCGTGGTTGCTCCAGCAGGGGGTGGAGCGCGGTGGGTACGTGGCAGCGGCGGTGGTCGTCGGGTTGCTCCTGGGCGCCCGTCGCGTGGTGTCGCTGGTCGCCGAGCGGCGGCCGGCCGCGTTCGCCGTGGGCGTCTCGGTCGTGCTCGCCACCGCCATGCCGGTGAGCACCGATGCGCTGCGCACGGAACGAACCTTCTTCGGCGTCGCACGTGTCGAGGCGGAAGGCGACCAGCACGTGCTCGTCCACGGCACCACCATCCACGGGTCACAGGACCGCCGCCCCGGACAGGTAACGGTCCCGCAGAGCTACTACCACCCCACGAGTCCCATCGGTGAGGTGTTCGCGGTCTACGGCCAGCGGCCGGTCACCGACAACGTCGCAATCCTGGGTCTCGGGACCGGGGCGCTGGCTGGTTACGGGCGCGACGGGCAGGCGTTCACCTTCTACGAGATCGACCAGGCCATCGTCGACATCGCCACCGACCCGCAGCTGTTCAGCTACCTGAGCGACACGGCCGCCGACGTCGACATCGTCCTCGGCGACGGGCGTTCAGCGCTGGCCGACGCCCCCGATCGTCACTACGGCATCATCGTGGTGGACGTGTTCAGTTCGGATGCGATCCCCGTCCACCTCCTGACGGCCGAGGCGGTGCAGATGTACCGCTCGAAGCTCGCGCCGGGCGGCGTGCTGGCCTTCCACACCAGCAACCGTCACATCGACCTCGAGCCCGTCGTGGCCGGGGTCGCCGCACATCTGGGCCTCACCGGGGTGGTCCGCAGCGACGCGGGCGATCCCGTCCGGGGCAGGCTCAACTGGGTGGTCCTCGCCGAGTCCGCGCAGGTCCTGGAATCCCTCGGCCAGAGGTCGCCACGCCCCGGGCGCGACGACCGCGTCGGCGGGCACGACGAGGCCCCACAGAGCGCCTCGCGAGGGACGTGGCGGCCGTTGACCGCCGAAACCGGGCACGCGCCGGTCTGGACGGACGACTTCTCCGACGTCGTCCGGGTGGTGCGCTGGCGCTGAGCCACAGCTGCCCAGCCAGGTCCGTATGGCGGCGTCCACGGTCCACGCGGACCTCACCGTCAGCGAGAACCTCACGTTCGCGGCCGCCATGCTTGGCGTCGAAAAGTTCTTGGCGGACGTCCGTGACGCCGATGGCGTCGAGCTCCTTGACGAACGCCTGCATACCCAAGTCGAGGTACCACTCGTCCTTCTTGCCCGCGTCGAGCCAGATTGCCTTCTGTGACCGCAGCGCATCGGCGTGACCGGCCGCCATCCGGACCGGGTCCCAGTCCAGCCACCGTTGCCAGATATCGTCGATCAGTCGTCCGGTGTTGATGTCGAAGGGCAGCTGCACGGTGCCGTCCTCCTCGGGCCGCGATCCCGTAGGTCATGGTCAGATTCGCGTCGGGCTCCTTGCTCATCGGCGGCCGGGAAAAGAAGTCCTCGAGGAACGACTCGTAGGACCCGTCGTACTCGTCGCGCAACACGCGGGCTGCATCACCGAACCCCTTCATGCAGCACAGCTCGTACAGCGCGCCCACCGCTGTCGGCGGATCCCGTCTACTCGCTGAGCGTGACAGCAAGGTCGGGGACGGCACGCGCAAGACGTTCGTCCGTTGTGATCAGCGCTCCTTCGACGCCTATGGCGGCGGCCACGTAGAGCACATCACGAGCCGCCACGTTGTCCCGCATGTTCCAGGCCGCTGCCAGCAACCCACCAGTGATCGGTACACGACGCATGTCCATGCTGGCGAGCCGTTGCAGGAGTTCGCTCACCTCACCAGCGTCGAGCTGGTCTGCTCGATGTAGACGGGCTAGCGCCGAGAAGACTTCCGCGTCGAGGTGCGCCACGGAGATCAGGGCCGCATCGCGATCCGCCGTGAGCCGTCGACGGACCTGTTCACCGGGTTCGCTGCGCACCACAAGGTCGACGACGGCGGACGCGTCGAGGACGTAGATCACGGCAGCTCGTCACGCACCGCACGGATCGTCTCAGCTCCGGAGATCTCGCGGTGACGAGGCAGCTCGTCCAGCCGATCGAGCCACTCCGCGAGCGTGGGTGTCACGGTGGAGCGCTCGAGGAGCTGGGTCACGTACGCCTGGAGGCTCATGCCTGCCTCCTGAGCACGACGCTTGAGTTCATCGTGCGTGCTCGCAGGCAGATCGCGGATCAACAGATCACCCATCGTAGGGCCCTCCCTAGTGGTGCTATCGCAATGATAGCGCCCACCGTTCGAGAACGGCTCCCCGCGCTGGCGTCCTGCCGCAGCTCATACCGGCGGTTATCCCGTTCCTCCAGAATGCGCGGGGAGATGGGCTGGCGCTGTCAACGGCAGCGGGACGCCACCTGTCGGCGTAGGGTCGTCGTGTTCTGGAACAGGTTCTGGAAGGGCAAGCGACGGACGAGGATCTGGAGAGCCTTGACCGCGAGGCGCTCATCGCCGAGGTGAAGCGACTCCGGGCGGGCATCCGTGCTCATCGGGACAGTTCGGGCCACGATCTCTGCTGGCATCATCCCCAGCTCTGGGGTCTGCTGCCTGAGCCGATCGATGCGGAGATTGCCGTACCGCCATGGCCGAAGTTCCTGCGCGGTTGCCTCGCGTACCGAGAATCGCTCGATCGTGAGCTTGCCGGCGCCCCGATTGACGATGTCGAGCACGACGAACTGCCAAGCGAGAAATGAACTGGCAGTCAGCGTCACTCTCGCCGGTGTCATGGCATCACAGCTCGCCCCCCGTTCTCGTACGGCACTCCCCCCGAGGCCGGGTTGTATTCGTGTAGCGCTCGCGCGTAGGCCCGCTCTCGTCAGGCGGCGTGGACTTCGACCCACGCGATGGTGCGTACCTCGCCGGGTGCGGGTCGATGCTGACGGATCAGTTCAGCCAGGGCGAGACCCGTTTCCTCATCGAACCAGTACTCGTCACAAGCAGGGCATACCTGGGCAGGGGCACCGGTGACCACGAGCAGCCCGGGGTCAGCGTCCTGGTGGTGTTCGACGTCGTCGTGTTCGACCGGTCGACGCACCAGCTCGCCGTTGTCGTGACGGTGCCGTGTCATCGCGGTTCCTCCCCGGTGTCGCCCGACAGCGTGCGTTCGATCCGCTCGGTTCGCTCGACCATGCCCGTGTTCCTGCTCCGTGATGGCGGACAGCCAACCATCCCGGTGCGTCGCAACGCGGTCCTTCGCGCGGCGCCCTCGAGGCCGGCGTGGAGCTGAAGGTGGTCTCACAGCGGCTGGGCCACGCCCGGACGGCGATCACGGCAGACGTGTACCAGCACGTCACCGACCGGCTGGACCAGCACGCCGCCGACACCGTCGCGGCGAGCATCCTGGGCGTTTCGTTTGCCAGTTGTTGCCACAGGGACGACGGTGGAGCGCGAAAATGGCCGCTGACAGCCGTTTCGAGGCAGTTCCTGCGTCCGACGCTCAGACCCTGCGCACAGTGCCACTCGCTTCGGCCGACCACGACACCGTGGTCGCCTGCATCGCGCCCACCCTCCAGGCCTACCTGACCGGCAACCTCGCCTCCCTGTCGACTTTCGCAAGCGCTCCGGCCATGAGCGATCAGCAGCTTCCGTCCTCCAGCAAGGGGCTGCGACTCGCTGCCGTTGGCGGCCGGCGTCCCGACGCCGCCTACGTCGGTTCGGGTCCGGCTTGGGCACCCTCCCGGCCGCGCAGCCGGAAGTACACCAGGGTCCAGACCAGCGCCACGAAGGGGCTGGCGACCGTGCCGCCGATGAGATCGGAGAGGAACCCTCCGGCCGTTTGCCCGAACGGTGCGGTGATCAGCGCGATCACGAGCTCGGCGACGATCAGGACCAGCCAAGCGAGGATGATCACACCGAAGACACTCCACCCATGCCCGCTCACCAGCGTCCGACTGCGTCCGAACGCGTCGGCGACGCCGCGGCGCTCCAGCACGATCACCGGGATGAGGACGCTCCACATCGTGATGAGGTAGAGGCCGGGGATGAGGAGTAGGAGCAAACCGATCCCGATGCCGATGCCGGCCAGGATCCCGGCTCCGGTGATCGGGCCGATGTGGGGCTTGACCCCCTCGAAAGTCTCGCCGATCGACAGGTCGACCCGACCGTCGCGGATATCCTCGACCGCCCGGACGAGAGCTCCCTGCAGCCAGAAGACGCCAACGATGCCCAGCACCC
This window encodes:
- a CDS encoding cation:proton antiporter: MESYDLLLIVAGIAVLGTAVLPRVLHDKPFTLPMTLVGIGLVAFWLPLGLDSPDPIGAGNVTERLTELGVIVSLMTAGLTIDRAPGLRAWSPTWRLLGVTMPLTIVAAALLGWSVAGLVPATAALFGAAISPTDPVMGKDVEVGAPGEGAEDEETEEYDLTGPGEEDEVRFALTSEAGLNDGLAFPYTNLAIAMAIAGAAPGNWIGAWLVVDVVFKLTVSVLLGIGLGRILAHTLLSLPARTDPAKTVTGLGALAATLVVYGLTEYVGGYGFIATFIAAVTIRASDRWHELHAYLQTFSEQAERLLMSAILVLFGGAIARGLFAPLDGELVVVAVLIVLVVRPAAGAVGLIGFDRAPWRERAAISFFGMRGIATFYYLSHGLEEAEFAQKEEIWAVAGLVVLLSIVINGVSAAPTLEALDRRREAT
- a CDS encoding fused MFS/spermidine synthase, with product MLVVLLFAVASFVSAGLLFMVQPMVAKLVLPTFGGSPAVWNTSMLFFQTVLLAGYSYAHFSTRWLGLRRQTVVHVAALAAPLLVLPVALPVEAFPPDGVMPAVWLLYVLAVMVGAPFLLVSTSAPLLQLWYSATDHHRAGDPYFLYAAGNSGSLLALLAYPFLIEPTLSLPTQTRLWSAGYAIFVVLALACVATVHRRRAVASEPGTPAGGDAPSGVASVGRRRQLTWVMLAFLPSSLMLGLTQFVSTDIAAFPLLWVVPLSVYLLSFIVAFAQRRPRVALAAGRVLPAATLAIAVTMIPGLTFPAGFEITLHLLFFTTVALVAHGRLADDRPPPARLTHFYLLVSIGGALGGVFNGLLAPVLFDHVIEYLLVTAAAVVVLVGLQARGPRPRPVAPRRRALEASAVFGAPWLLQQGVERGGYVAAAVVVGLLLGARRVVSLVAERRPAAFAVGVSVVLATAMPVSTDALRTERTFFGVARVEAEGDQHVLVHGTTIHGSQDRRPGQVTVPQSYYHPTSPIGEVFAVYGQRPVTDNVAILGLGTGALAGYGRDGQAFTFYEIDQAIVDIATDPQLFSYLSDTAADVDIVLGDGRSALADAPDRHYGIIVVDVFSSDAIPVHLLTAEAVQMYRSKLAPGGVLAFHTSNRHIDLEPVVAGVAAHLGLTGVVRSDAGDPVRGRLNWVVLAESAQVLESLGQRSPRPGRDDRVGGHDEAPQSASRGTWRPLTAETGHAPVWTDDFSDVVRVVRWR
- a CDS encoding PIN domain-containing protein; translation: MIYVLDASAVVDLVVRSEPGEQVRRRLTADRDAALISVAHLDAEVFSALARLHRADQLDAGEVSELLQRLASMDMRRVPITGGLLAAAWNMRDNVAARDVLYVAAAIGVEGALITTDERLARAVPDLAVTLSE
- a CDS encoding antitoxin, with the protein product MGDLLIRDLPASTHDELKRRAQEAGMSLQAYVTQLLERSTVTPTLAEWLDRLDELPRHREISGAETIRAVRDELP
- a CDS encoding YgiT-type zinc finger protein translates to MTRHRHDNGELVRRPVEHDDVEHHQDADPGLLVVTGAPAQVCPACDEYWFDEETGLALAELIRQHRPAPGEVRTIAWVEVHAA